The nucleotide window attACCGTTAGatgtaagacgtttctgacattaagatatgccacatataaggtaccaaacttctgtttttgaaagctagaaaagttttaagtcttcataaaaactacagtttgacatcttatatgtggcatatcctaaagccaggaacgtcttatttcaatcggtaatggagattacaaaatgtgtacattaaaatgagaacgagcgtaataTCCCTTTTCCACTGCATTGGTGACAGTGGAGCAACCATTGAGTTACCAAAATTCCTTAGAATTTTAAAATTTCTCCCTGTCCATGAACAAATCcgaacttcatgacatggaattgatgaaactgtatttttgtaagcttagaatttATAGCTGTAGACAGCCCTGACCAGGATAAAGGCTGTGTGGAGTTAATAACAGACTCTGGTGACAGTAGTGCCGTTCTGGGTGAGAACACTGGTGGCTGCTGGGATACTGAGAATCACCTACTAatgctgtaaatacatttaagttcacgtggttcATATTtagcgctaaggggaaaatggagtgtttgtgatggttttaagttagtgGCAGctctacagtcacatactgctacagtattggacaaaaatgttcgctgtggttttaagtttgcggtgaaacggtccccgtgaacataaaaccaccgcgaacatttctgcatttatagtagtGCTTAATTTTTCACGGAAAAGTTTCCCTTCTCTCCATGCAGGACGTAACAGGAGGCTGAGCCCGAGTAGGCTGTCCGTCAGTTCCGATCGCGTACGGACGATGAGCGAGTCGTCCAATCGCAGCCAAGCGTCCAGCCACGCCGCGGAGAAGGGGGCAGCGGGGTCAACGAAGAGACCAGGTAATGATCAAGTCATACAGGGaatgtatttacatttgtaGTTAGATAAGAAAATGTGTAAATCTGTGATAGTCACTGCCTATATCCATTATTAAATCATATAAAGTACTATCTTCTCTCTGGCAGATATAAGATCAAAACATGTTGAttaagtttccaacaaaaaacaagaaagacaaaAGCAAAGCATACAGTGTTAATGCCAGCTCTACTGATGATGTGAAACTTGTTTCTGTACCCACAGCCAGCCTGGATAAGGGCGGCTCGGGAAAGAAACCAGGTACAAATGTGCCTCCACTTGGGTGTGTAACTGGTGTGGTGGCTGGGCAGGGTGCTTCTGCAAATTGCAGCCAAATTAGACTGTTTATTGTGAAAGCATTTCACTgaatgatacaaatgtacatgtacacctcaCACTGCTTTTCATACAGCTTTGGCCCTTTGGACTGAGAAATGGAGATATACCTGAAATGTAGAGTTATAGAGAGAAATGAGAAAAATAGAGAGAGTATGACTTTGTAGAGAaataaagagttcaccgcaaaaaccacgaacataaaaccaacgcaaacatttctgcattttcagtacTAGATGTTGCAATTGTCGCAAATATAAGACGTAAAACATGGGATCCTTgcaactgcttggagattgcaacACGAACATGAAGTCCAGACTGTTTTAACTTGTTTCCCCCAGGAGCGGGTCTGGAGCGCTCCGTGAAGGACCTCCAGCGCTCGACGGTGTCGCTGCAGCGGTACCGGAACCTGCTGAACGAGGAGATCGACGCCTCAGTCAAGCGGCTCCAGGCGGCGTTCCAGGAGCTGCACCAGCGGCTGGACGACAGGGAGGTGGCGCTGCTGCTCGAGCTCGACCACGTCAAGGCTCAGGCCAGTGAGTACTGAAGGAGTGAAAATACATGAAGAGCAAAGAAAAGTGGAAAATTGATGTTGAAAGCAGGGCTATCTctaggacctgtccctccatcctggatggacaaaaatttcccCCTCATATgtccaaaaaaatctgaacttcatgacattgaAGTGGTAAAAGTGTATTTTGGTAAGCTGATTTAGCAGCCAAAATTAACACCAACAGTTAAGTGAGTATTAGGAATATTTTAGGATTATAAGACGTCAAGGCACAGGCTAGTGAGTAGAGatgaatgaaaatgatgaatttaCATCAAAAGACAGTGATAAATGAGGAGAATGATAGTTAAAGTAGAAATAAAGATAAGAAAATAACTATAAGTTACCGTCAAATATTTTTGATGTGTTGCAGACAGGTTTCTTTGATTGTTAAACTTGAGTGTTTGTACTCCAGCTGTATGTTCCACTGTTGTTAAGTGCTTTGTTGTGTCAGTGGGTCTTCTTTACAGTAACATGACTTGTTTAACTCAATGCTGTCGTCCTCCAGTTGAGATCCTGTCGAAGCGTCAGCAGCAGGCTGTAGACCTGAAGGTGAGGACAGCCCGAGCCCCCACCATGACTGAAGCTCAGCTGTCAGAGCTCAGGGCAGACATCAAGGTAAGTTCTTCTGTCTGTAGTAAGTTCTGATGTAGACATGAGGACACTCCAAGCCCCCACCATGACTGAAGCTCAGCTGTCAGAGCTCAGGGCAGACATCAAGGTGAGTTCTCCTGTCTGTAGTAAGTTCTTCTGTCTGTAGTAAGTTCTGATGTAGACATGAGGACGGCCCAAGCCCCCACCATGACTGAGGCTCAGCTGTCAGAGCTCAGGGCAGACATCAAGGTAAGTTCTTCTGTCTGTAGTATGTTCTTCTGTCTGTAGTAAGTTCTGATGTAGACATGAGGACGGCCCGAGCCCCCACCATGACTGAAGCACAGCTGTCAGAGCTCAGGGCAGACATCAAGGTAAGTTCTCCTGTCTGTAGTAAGTTCTTATGTAGGCATGAGGACAGCCCGAGCCCCCACCATGACTGAGGCTCAGCTGTCAGAGCTCAGGGCAGACATCAAGGTAAGTTCTTCTGTCTGTAGTATGTTCTTCTGTCTGTAGTATGTTCTGATGTAGAGATGAGGACGGCCCAAGCCCCCACCATGACTGAAGCTCAGCTGTCAGAGCTCAGGGCAGACATCAAGGTAAGTTCTTCTGTCTGTAGTATGTTCTTCTGTCTGTAGTATGTTCTGATGTAGACATGAGGACGGCCCAAGCCCCCACCATGACTGAAGCTCAGCTGTCAGAGCTCAGGGCAGACATCAAGGTAAGTTCTTCTGTCTGTAGTAAGTTCTTCTGTCTGTAGTAAGTTCTGATGTAGACATGAGGACGGCCCGAGCCCCCACCATGACTGAAGCACAGCTGTCAGAGCTCAGGGCAGACATCAAGGTAAGTTCTCCTGTCTGTAGTAAGTTCTTCTGTCTGTAGTAAGTTCTGATGTAGACATGAGGACAGCCCAAGCCCGCACCATGACTGAGGCTCAGCTGTCAGAGCTCAGGGCAGACATCAAGGTAAGTTCTTCTGTCTATAGTATGTTCTTCTGTCTGTAGTAAGTTCTGATGTAGACATGAGGACACTCCGAGCCCCCACAATGACTGAAGCACAGCTGTCAGAGCTCAGGGCAGACATCAAGGTAAGTTCTTCTGTCTATAGTATGTTCTTCTGTCTGTAGTAAGTTCTGATGTAGACATGAGGACACTCCGAGCCCCCACAATGACTGAAGCTCAGCTGTCAGAGCTCAGGGCAGACATCAAGGTAAGTTCTTCTGTCTATAGTATGTTCTTCTGTCTGTAGTAAGTTCTTCTGTCTGTAGTATGTTCTTATGTAGACGTGAGGACAGCCCGAGCCCCTACCATGACTGAGGCACAGCTGTCAGAGCTCAGGGCAGACATCAAGGTAAGTTCTTCTGTCTGTAGTATGTTCTTCTGTCTGTAGTATGTTCTTACGTAGACATGAGGACGGCCCGAGCCCCCACCATGACTGAGGCTCAGCTGTCAGAGCTCAGGGCAGACATAAAGGTAAGTTCTCCTGTCTGTAGCAAAGCCATTTTGGAATTGAAATGTTCTCTTGTCCTTTATTCAACTGCTTGTCCACTTCTATCAGCTCCTTAGGGTGTTTTGCTGCTGGTTTTAACCTGGCTTTCTTGGCCCTCAATTTTTGACAAATGTTAAGTGTTTGAACTTTAACCACTATTCTGCATccttgtgtacaaatgtacttgtagCAAATTGTCTATTTGTGACTTAAAAGCAGAAGACCTCAAGAACAGTGACTGTTAGACCCTCATCTACATCACAAGTCAgtcaaatatgcaaactagagGTTTAGTGAGATAAGACTTATACCCACATGTTACATGTCTAACGATAGTATGTAATTTTTCCAGCACTTCATCAGTGACCGTAAGGTGGATGAGGAGATTGGGAAGACTACACGCTTCGCACGGGACCAGCACACCATGCTCAATGTAAGATTTGTGAACCTTAGGTTTTGACTTGGATTTGTTGGCATTTgcatctggaaaaaaaaaattgtgctcATAATTTTAAGGATATGGTTTGGGATGCAAGCAGATCATAATGTACATTGACTCAACATTGTATGATGAATGGATGTGCTTCCATCTTTGTAACACTcttcttttttgtcattttacaGACGATTGACACATTCGGTGAAGGTGAGTTCCTCTCTTTGTTCCCAAATCAAAAGCTTTCAATGTTTTTGCAAGGTTTAAGTCTGAGTTCACATAAGTTGTTCAACAGACATATATAGATACAGGCAGAACAATACAAAAATgaaggaaaaaggaaaaaggaGATGACATAATGGCTCATACTATACCTCACTATGAGATTAAGAATTAGTAGCTGTATATACTGTAGCTTTACCAGCATCATGTTCCAGCTTAAGAGGTCCTAGTCAATGTAACTCATTTCAAGCCAACGGAACTGTAGAAAGAGGACTGTCTTTCTTGTTTTCATACTTCACCTGTTCCCCTGGTGTacagttgtgccagtgaagtgTGTCTACTCCACGCGGCGCCCGTCCCTCAGCTCCGTCTCCAGCATCAACACGACCAGCTCCGTGTCcgagccccccacccccacctccCCCAGCCGACCCTTCCCCCCGTCCCCCACGGCAACGGCCAATCAGAAGGACGAGGTGTTTGACAGCCTGGTTACCACGGGGTCTGTAACCGTGACGACGGCCCCGGGGATGAGCACCGCGGAGATGGTGGAGCTGCAGCAGAGGCTGCAGGAGAACCTGAGACAGCAGGTCCGTCCGATGGTCAGTTCCCATGGTGGCGTGGTAGGTCATAGGGCAGGTGTCAGAGGTTATAGGTCAGGTGTTGGGTTACAGGTTAGGTGTCAGAGgtcagaaatttaaaaaaaggttatttCAGGTAAGTAGCTAGCAAAAAGGGAATATGCTCTGTAATTGGTTCTTGGGCTGTGAAAAGTTAGTGCATGTTTACAATTACCTGTGCCTAATACTGCTTGGTTGGTGTTTGGCCTCACAATCTTGGTTTATGGAAGATGTCTTCCCTCCAGTAACTAGTTGCTTCAAGTTGAAAAGCTACTGTGAAAACAAGCGAAACCCTTTCTTTTTCCAATCTCAGATTTTGTGTTCAGAAGATGTCATTCCAAAACAAAACCAACGTTGTTTGGCCTAAGAGTCTAACTCACTTAAACACACTTAATGACTGTGCTTGCAGTGATTTTGCAACACATGATTAACCTGCCATTTTCCTTGCACGCATGATCACAGCTTTGACTGTAATCTCTTTGGTTTCAGTCTTATTACATGTAAGGCAGGGTCGTGATTACTGCATGCCCAGACGTCACCATGGTTACGGTTATGTTTTCTTGCCGTTGCTATGGTGACAGCTGACTCATGTGATGAATCTTTGTACACAAGCAAGTGttctattccaccaacgtttcagtGAGCGTcagtcaccttcctcagggcaatcctgactggttcacattgcactgcagctataggtgtcatAGGAAGGTGACAGTCACCGAAACATGGTTGAAATAAGAGACATGGTTGtgtcttttttatttattgacttaccaacctgatgaaactattctgAAACTATTCAAGGATGACTAATATTCCTTGTGATTGTTTCCCAGATGGCTACAgccttaaacttttcaagtcaaaggtgaacaaacatctgtcatcacaGTATAGTACAGTAACCCAAAACATGCGAGTGGCTCTtatgagccttgttttgtggtaaAACTGAAGTAGATAAAAATAAAGAATGATGTAAAAGTGACTTCTCAGTGACAGTCACCGaaatgtggttgaaataaaacgcttggttgtgtacaaagaatctttttatcCATTGACTCACCAACCtggtgaaactattcacgaatgaATCCTGGTGTCTGGTTACATATGAGGCAGAGTCATGATTACTGCATGCTCAGACATTACCATGGTTACCGTTGCTATGGTGACAGCTGACTCATCAGTTGTTTGGTTCTGTAGGGCATCAGCACGGCGTCTCCCGAGCGTCGCAGGCCCCAGGCTAACAGCGCGCCGCCCCAGGGACCGGGGCGCGACCGCACAAACCGCGACCGCGCCGGCCAGGGCCAGCAGGCCAACAGGGACAGAGGGTACGTAAACACACCATAGTCATGCAAGGGAGCAGTTTCTCAAGAtactggataagattcggaaACGGTCagtcgtttcagacagcatctgctgtctttcgttagTGATTAAACGAGTATCTGGATTTACCAGCTTTTAAACCAAACCTCAGGATTGATGTTAATGAGATGAAGACAATTTTAGGATGCTTCAATAGAAGACTaccctgagtgtcatcctgtttagttccaggctctgaaggcagagcctggaactaaacaggatgacactcagggtAGTAGAagactaagtcaagacaaggttgtatgctactaagtcaattagctcctgtttttttagtacaggagctaatgttgttcgcTCACTGGGGTGGTAAGGcattgctgtctgaaacatctgaccgtttcaaaattttatagaGTTGCTCGAGGAACTgctaccttgcgtatcttattacctggatgtctaaccttcatcgacacaccGTAGTCACATTCTTCTCTTGTCGTACCACATTGCATTTGTCCCGTCTTTGACGTTGTATGACGTACTCAGTAATGTTAGGAGTAGGGCAGATCTGGCGGTGGGAGGGGTGAAGCTGGGTAAGTAGCCTCCTGTTCATATGTGTGTTCGTCCATCCATGCATGCAGGGTGGGGCAGGGCAAAGGGCGAAGGAACCAGGACAGACCCGGGCAGAACCAGGGGAGGACCGCACAGGGTCAGGATAGGAACCAGGATAGAGCTGGGGCAAATCAGGGACAGAACCGGAATAGACAGACCCGGCCTGGGTCGGCACAACCCCAGGCTGGGTCGGAGAAAACCCAGGACGGACAGAACCGGGATAGGGCCGGAAACAAACCAGCTGGGTCAGGAGGAAAGCAGGATAGGACTGAGCATAAGAGGGATGGGACCAAAGATGGGACTGAGCTAAAGCAGGGTGGGAAGGGACAGGCTGCTGAAACAAACAAGCCGACTGAGCCGAGACAGGACCAGGGGCAGAGACAGAACCGGGACAGGGGGACGAGAGATAGAGGGTGAGTGGGGTCGTTCATGTacacactgtgtgtgtgtgtgttgtcatTTCATCCGTCATGTCTGTGCATTAATGTCCTAACAGTTACGAGTGTGTGTCACATCTGTGCATCGTCTGTCCCACCCAGGAATAAGCCACAGCAGGGTCAGAGTGGAAACAGGGGGAAAGGGTGGGTGTCTGTTGGACTGGTCTTTCTAATTGAACAAATGattagccaaaaataattacactagcaactggaaaaaatttgaaacagtcagacgtttcagacagcatccactgtctttcgtcagtgactaatgataggactgagaacacctaTTCTTcatttaaagactacttca belongs to Branchiostoma lanceolatum isolate klBraLanc5 chromosome 15, klBraLanc5.hap2, whole genome shotgun sequence and includes:
- the LOC136421240 gene encoding spermatogenesis-associated serine-rich protein 2-like isoform X4 — protein: MVQEGRRQADSGVLVFDSRTNTVMADELNPENIKQKISAIREVVLNRSNNEIVLVLQYHDYDVDKAIASFMEDGAAQVLKEWNFTGKKSNNKKKKKKNKKEAQQAQQPPPQNEAPKEDDTSSAEVPVEVSVNLDLVTTETAKSDAMHSPTSPSIESGIEPDSVPNESAVDPVVLDSIPNGPVPVTHDPSSLPIGVPPSQDPVQPEASLSRGAEVAEVEGSADEGTKRKSGKTNPGKAARGKGRNRRLSPSRLSVSSDRVRTMSESSNRSQASSHAAEKGAAGSTKRPASLDKGGSGKKPGAGLERSVKDLQRSTVSLQRYRNLLNEEIDASVKRLQAAFQELHQRLDDREVALLLELDHVKAQAIEILSKRQQQAVDLKVRTARAPTMTEAQLSELRADIKHFISDRKVDEEIGKTTRFARDQHTMLNTIDTFGEVVPVKCVYSTRRPSLSSVSSINTTSSVSEPPTPTSPSRPFPPSPTATANQKDEVFDSLVTTGSVTVTTAPGMSTAEMVELQQRLQENLRQQVRPMGISTASPERRRPQANSAPPQGPGRDRTNRDRAGQGQQANRDRGVGQGKGRRNQDRPGQNQGRTAQGQDRNQDRAGANQGQNRNRQTRPGSAQPQAGSEKTQDGQNRDRAGNKPAGSGGKQDRTEHKRDGTKDGTELKQGGKGQAAETNKPTEPRQDQGQRQNRDRGTRDRGNKPQQGQSGNRGKGGSSGQQGNREQGTESPQRSGRNQRRRDRDRRDARRTNDSQDSANQSQDSGPKQPSGQERKPQSAAPPGGPSGDGRPADSNRQRNQSPRHNQRNQHPQKGGGPKVNGSVAHPVQNGPKENGPKVAEKDMNGASVPSDALPQRKPKQRGGAQNKEQPNAIPNGVSAPEGTATTNGDWE
- the LOC136421240 gene encoding spermatogenesis-associated serine-rich protein 2-like isoform X9; protein product: MVQEGRRQADSGVLVFDSRTNTVMADELNPENIKQKISAIREVVLNRSNNEIVLVLQYHDYDVDKAIASFMEDGAAQVLKEWNFTGKKSNNKKKKKKNKKEAQQAQQPPPQNEAPKEDDTSSAEVPVEVSVNLDLVTTETAKSDAMHSPTSPSIESGIEPDSVPNESAVDPVVLDSIPNGPVPVTHDPSSLPIGVPPSQDPVQPEASLSRGAEVAEVEGSADEGRNRRLSPSRLSVSSDRVRTMSESSNRSQASSHAAEKGAAGSTKRPASLDKGGSGKKPGAGLERSVKDLQRSTVSLQRYRNLLNEEIDASVKRLQAAFQELHQRLDDREVALLLELDHVKAQAIEILSKRQQQAVDLKVRTARAPTMTEAQLSELRADIKHFISDRKVDEEIGKTTRFARDQHTMLNTIDTFGEVVPVKCVYSTRRPSLSSVSSINTTSSVSEPPTPTSPSRPFPPSPTATANQKDEVFDSLVTTGSVTVTTAPGMSTAEMVELQQRLQENLRQQVRPMVSSHGGVGISTASPERRRPQANSAPPQGPGRDRTNRDRAGQGQQANRDRGVGQGKGRRNQDRPGQNQGRTAQGQDRNQDRAGANQGQNRNRQTRPGSAQPQAGSEKTQDGQNRDRAGNKPAGSGGKQDRTEHKRDGTKDGTELKQGGKGQAAETNKPTEPRQDQGQRQNRDRGTRDRGNKPQQGQSGNRGKGGSSGQQGNREQGTESPQRSGRNQRRRDRDRRDARRTNDSQDSANQSQDSGPKQPSGQERKPQSAAPPGGPSGDGRPADSNRQRNQSPRHNQRNQHPQKGGGPKVNGSVAHPVQNGPKENGPKVAEKDMNGASVPSDALPQRKPKQRGGAQNKEQPNAIPNGVSAPEGTATTNGDWE
- the LOC136421240 gene encoding spermatogenesis-associated serine-rich protein 2-like isoform X7, yielding MVQEGRRQADSGVLVFDSRTNTVMADELNPENIKQKISAIREVVLNRSNNEIVLVLQYHDYDVDKAIASFMEDGAAQVLKEWNFTGKKSNNKKKKKKNKKEAQQAQQPPPQNEAPKEDDTSSAEVPVEVSVNLDLVTTETAKSDAMHSPTSPSIESGIEPDSVPNESAVDPVVLDSIPNGPVPVTHDPSSLPIGVPPSQDPVQPEASLSRGAEVAEVEGSADEGTKRKSGKTNPGKAARGKGRNRRLSPSRLSVSSDRVRTMSESSNRSQASSHAAEKGAAGSTKRPASLDKGGSGKKPGAGLERSVKDLQRSTVSLQRYRNLLNEEIDASVKRLQAAFQELHQRLDDREVALLLELDHVKAQAIEILSKRQQQAVDLKVRTARAPTMTEAQLSELRADIKHFISDRKVDEEIGKTTRFARDQHTMLNTIDTFGEVVPVKCVYSTRRPSLSSVSSINTTSSVSEPPTPTSPSRPFPPSPTATANQKDEVFDSLVTTGSVTVTTAPGMSTAEMVELQQRLQENLRQQVRPMVSSHGGVGISTASPERRRPQANSAPPQGPGRDRTNRDRAGQGQQANRDRGVGQGKGRRNQDRPGQNQGRTAQGQDRNQDRAGANQGQNRNRQTRPGSAQPQAGSEKTQDGQNRDRAGNKPAGSGGKQDRTEHKRDGTKDGTELKQGGKGQAAETNKPTEPRQDQGQRQNRDRGTRDRGGSSGQQGNREQGTESPQRSGRNQRRRDRDRRDARRTNDSQDSANQSQDSGPKQPSGQERKPQSAAPPGGPSGDGRPADSNRQRNQSPRHNQRNQHPQKGGGPKVNGSVAHPVQNGPKENGPKVAEKDMNGASVPSDALPQRKPKQRGGAQNKEQPNAIPNGVSAPEGTATTNGDWE
- the LOC136421240 gene encoding spermatogenesis-associated serine-rich protein 2-like isoform X11, with product MVQEGRRQADSGVLVFDSRTNTVMADELNPENIKQKISAIREVVLNRSNNEIVLVLQYHDYDVDKAIASFMEDGAAQVLKEWNFTGKKSNNKKKKKKNKKEAQQAQQPPPQNEAPKEDDTSSAEVPVEVSVNLDLVTTETAKSDAMHSPTSPSIESGIEPDSVPNESAVDPVVLDSIPNGPVPVTHDPSSLPIGVPPSQDPVQPEASLSRGAEVAEVEGSADEGTKRKSGKTNPGKAARGKGRNRRLSPSRLSVSSDRVRTMSESSNRSQASSHAAEKGAAGSTKRPASLDKGGSGKKPGAGLERSVKDLQRSTVSLQRYRNLLNEEIDASVKRLQAAFQELHQRLDDREVALLLELDHVKAQAIEILSKRQQQAVDLKVRTARAPTMTEAQLSELRADIKHFISDRKVDEEIGKTTRFARDQHTMLNTIDTFGEVVPVKCVYSTRRPSLSSVSSINTTSSVSEPPTPTSPSRPFPPSPTATANQKDEVFDSLVTTGSVTVTTAPGMSTAEMVELQQRLQENLRQQVRPMVSSHGGVGISTASPERRRPQANSAPPQGPGRDRTNRDRAGQGQQANRDRGVGQGKGRRNQDRPGQNQGRTAQGQDRNQDRAGANQGQNRNRQTRPGSAQPQAGSEKTQDGQNRDRAGNKPAGSGGKQDRTEHKRDGTKDGTELKQGGKGQAAETNKPTEPRQDQGQRQNRDRGTRDRGTESPQRSGRNQRRRDRDRRDARRTNDSQDSANQSQDSGPKQPSGQERKPQSAAPPGGPSGDGRPADSNRQRNQSPRHNQRNQHPQKGGGPKVNGSVAHPVQNGPKENGPKVAEKDMNGASVPSDALPQRKPKQRGGAQNKEQPNAIPNGVSAPEGTATTNGDWE